A window from Aquabacterium sp. NJ1 encodes these proteins:
- the typA gene encoding translational GTPase TypA, with translation MSTQIRNIAIIAHVDHGKTTMVDQLLRQSGTFAEHEKVVDTVMDNNAIERERGITILAKNCAVSWEGTHINIVDTPGHADFGGEVERALSMVDGVVLLIDAQEGPMPQTRFVTKKALALGLKPIVVVNKVDKPGAKPDAVINAAFDLFDKLGATDEQLDFPVVYASGINGWTSLEEGEPGAQWGPDMSALFNTILKHVPPQKGDPAAPLQLQISALDFSTFVGRIGVGRISQGTAKPGQDVVVMEGPEGKPVKGRINQVLTFQGLDRVQVTEAGPGNIVLINGIEDIGIGVTVTDPLNPAPLPMLKVDEPTLTMNFCVNTSPLAGREGKYVTSRQIWDRLQKELQHNVALRVKETDEDGIFEVCGRGELHLTILLENMRREGYELAVSKPRVMFKDIDGVKCEPMELVTADVEEIHQGGVMQALGLRKGDLVNMEPDGHGRVRLEYRIPARGLIGFSNEFMNLTRGSGLISSIFDGYEAHKGEIGGRKNGVLISMDDGEIFTYALGKLDDRGRMFVKPNDPVYEGMIVGIHSRDNDLVVNATRTKQLTNFRVSGKEDAIKITPPIDLTLEYGVDFIDDDELVEITPKSIRVRKRHLKEHDRKRASREA, from the coding sequence ATGAGCACCCAAATCCGCAATATCGCGATCATCGCCCACGTTGACCATGGCAAGACGACCATGGTGGACCAACTCCTGCGCCAGTCCGGCACCTTCGCCGAGCACGAAAAGGTCGTCGACACCGTGATGGACAACAACGCCATCGAACGTGAACGTGGCATCACCATCCTGGCGAAGAACTGCGCCGTGAGCTGGGAAGGCACGCACATCAACATCGTCGACACCCCGGGCCACGCGGACTTCGGCGGTGAGGTCGAACGTGCCCTGTCCATGGTGGACGGCGTGGTGCTGCTGATCGACGCGCAAGAAGGCCCGATGCCGCAAACGCGCTTCGTGACCAAGAAGGCGCTGGCCCTGGGCCTCAAGCCCATCGTGGTGGTCAACAAGGTTGACAAGCCCGGTGCCAAGCCTGACGCCGTGATCAACGCCGCTTTCGACCTGTTCGACAAGCTGGGCGCCACCGACGAGCAGCTGGACTTCCCCGTGGTGTACGCCTCGGGCATCAACGGCTGGACCTCGCTGGAAGAGGGCGAGCCCGGCGCGCAATGGGGTCCCGACATGTCGGCCCTGTTCAACACCATCCTCAAGCACGTGCCGCCCCAGAAGGGTGACCCTGCTGCCCCGCTGCAGCTGCAGATCTCGGCGCTGGACTTCTCCACCTTCGTGGGCCGCATCGGCGTGGGCCGCATCAGCCAGGGTACGGCCAAGCCCGGCCAGGACGTGGTCGTGATGGAAGGCCCTGAGGGCAAGCCCGTCAAGGGCCGCATCAATCAGGTGCTGACCTTCCAGGGCCTGGACCGCGTGCAGGTGACTGAAGCCGGCCCCGGCAACATCGTGCTGATCAACGGTATCGAAGACATCGGCATTGGCGTGACCGTGACCGATCCGCTCAACCCGGCACCGCTGCCCATGCTGAAGGTCGACGAGCCCACGCTGACCATGAACTTCTGCGTGAACACCTCGCCGCTGGCGGGCCGTGAAGGCAAGTACGTGACCAGCCGTCAGATCTGGGACCGCCTGCAAAAGGAGCTGCAGCACAACGTGGCCCTGCGCGTGAAAGAAACCGACGAAGACGGTATCTTTGAAGTTTGCGGTCGTGGTGAACTGCACCTGACCATCTTGCTGGAAAACATGCGCCGTGAAGGCTATGAGCTGGCCGTGTCCAAGCCCCGCGTGATGTTCAAGGACATCGACGGCGTGAAGTGCGAGCCCATGGAACTGGTCACTGCCGACGTGGAAGAAATCCACCAGGGTGGCGTGATGCAGGCGCTGGGCCTTCGCAAGGGCGATCTGGTCAACATGGAGCCGGACGGCCATGGCCGCGTGCGCCTGGAATACCGCATTCCGGCCCGTGGCCTGATCGGCTTCAGCAACGAGTTCATGAACCTGACGCGTGGCTCGGGCCTGATCTCGTCGATCTTCGACGGCTACGAAGCCCACAAGGGTGAAATCGGTGGCCGCAAGAACGGCGTGCTGATCTCCATGGACGACGGTGAGATCTTCACTTACGCCCTGGGCAAGCTGGACGACCGCGGCCGCATGTTCGTCAAGCCGAACGACCCCGTGTACGAAGGTATGATCGTCGGCATCCACAGCCGCGACAATGACCTGGTGGTCAACGCCACGCGTACCAAGCAGCTGACCAACTTCCGTGTGTCCGGCAAGGAAGACGCCATCAAGATCACGCCGCCGATCGACCTGACGCTGGAATACGGCGTGGACTTCATCGATGACGACGAGCTGGTCGAGATCACACCGAAGTCGATCCGTGTGCGCAAGCGCCACCTGAAGGAACATGACCGCAAGCGCGCTTCCCGCGAGGCTTGA
- a CDS encoding enoyl-CoA hydratase/isomerase family protein — MESLVLTEVVGGLGVITLNRPKALNALSLEMVRELRNVLSGWATDSAVLGVLMRGSGRPAEAGKPQGAVHFCAGGDIRFMYEAAITGDLTIDDFFTEEYALDYLIHTYPKPVVAWMEGITMGGGMGLAQGATLRVVTEHVRMAMPETRIGLFPDVAGGYFLSRCAGSLGEYLGIVGPHLHVTDALTLGLADVHAQAASLPALLASFKGSHATSSDELLERVRAHAEANGLGQLPEATVTVHLEQINRHFSLHTMPEIEASLHSDDSEWARQALKQMAGHSPLMMCVTLEQIRRARSMSLAQVFRMERDMVRQCFALRKGKDSETAEGVRALVIDKDNQPRWRPSQLKEVDMAEVEAFFVSPWPAVMHPLRDLA, encoded by the coding sequence ATGGAAAGTCTGGTTCTGACAGAGGTGGTCGGCGGCCTGGGTGTGATCACGCTCAATCGCCCGAAGGCGCTCAATGCCTTGTCGCTGGAGATGGTGCGGGAGTTGCGTAACGTGCTGTCTGGTTGGGCCACGGATTCGGCGGTGCTGGGCGTGCTCATGCGTGGCTCTGGCCGCCCAGCTGAAGCGGGCAAGCCGCAGGGCGCCGTCCACTTTTGTGCAGGCGGCGACATCCGCTTCATGTACGAAGCGGCCATCACCGGCGACTTGACCATCGACGACTTCTTCACTGAAGAGTACGCACTCGATTACCTGATCCACACCTATCCCAAGCCGGTGGTGGCGTGGATGGAGGGCATCACCATGGGCGGCGGCATGGGCCTGGCGCAGGGCGCGACCTTGCGCGTGGTGACCGAGCACGTGCGCATGGCCATGCCCGAGACGCGCATCGGCTTGTTCCCCGATGTGGCTGGCGGCTACTTCCTGTCGCGTTGCGCCGGCTCGCTGGGTGAGTACCTGGGCATTGTGGGGCCGCATCTGCATGTGACCGATGCCTTGACCTTGGGGTTGGCAGACGTGCACGCGCAGGCAGCCAGCCTGCCGGCTTTGCTGGCCTCGTTCAAGGGCTCGCATGCCACTTCATCAGACGAATTGCTTGAACGGGTGCGTGCGCACGCGGAGGCGAACGGCCTGGGCCAGTTGCCCGAAGCCACGGTCACCGTGCACCTGGAGCAGATCAACCGCCACTTCAGCCTGCACACCATGCCCGAGATCGAGGCTTCGCTTCATTCGGATGACAGCGAGTGGGCCAGGCAGGCGCTCAAGCAGATGGCCGGGCACTCGCCCTTGATGATGTGCGTGACGCTGGAGCAGATCCGTCGTGCGAGGTCAATGAGCCTGGCTCAGGTCTTCCGCATGGAGCGGGACATGGTTCGCCAGTGCTTTGCCTTGCGCAAGGGCAAGGACAGCGAGACGGCGGAAGGGGTGAGGGCGCTGGTCATCGACAAGGACAACCAGCCCCGCTGGCGCCCGAGCCAGCTCAAGGAGGTGGACATGGCCGAGGTCGAGGCCTTCTTCGTGAGCCCTTGGCCTGCGGTGATGCACCCGCTTCGCGACCTGGCTTGA
- a CDS encoding DUF1839 family protein: MRRYQALPGLQAAGYVRNQLHSEERIWVEKNCYIDIWIEVLQALQLDPVPIMPFATTIDFEGDQWTFFKPPHTELYELYGVDVQELNVWRPLVEHAVEHLPAGKLISTEADAFWLPDTAGTDYRNTHTKTTIVIADLDLDAGRMGYFHNAGYFEVDGEDFRKLFRLDAAPDPTFMPLFAETVRFDRLVRRSPQELAEMSTALWRKHLARRPLTNPITRFAERFGRELPMLHEKGLAHYHAWAFATIRQLGAAFELGAVNLAWLSDIGGAKRAEALAPAVQHFQQIAQGNKALILKVARAVNAKRAMDPTEVFGEMAASWEQGMACLDANI; the protein is encoded by the coding sequence ATGCGACGCTACCAAGCCCTGCCCGGCCTGCAAGCGGCCGGCTATGTCCGCAACCAGTTGCACTCGGAGGAGCGCATCTGGGTGGAGAAAAACTGCTACATCGACATCTGGATCGAAGTGCTGCAAGCGCTCCAGCTCGATCCGGTGCCGATCATGCCTTTCGCCACCACCATCGACTTCGAAGGTGACCAGTGGACCTTCTTCAAGCCACCACACACGGAGCTGTACGAGCTCTATGGCGTGGATGTGCAGGAGTTGAACGTCTGGCGCCCCTTGGTCGAACACGCTGTCGAACACCTGCCTGCAGGCAAGCTGATCAGCACCGAGGCCGATGCCTTCTGGCTGCCGGACACGGCCGGCACCGACTACCGCAACACGCACACCAAGACGACGATCGTGATCGCCGATCTGGACCTGGATGCGGGCCGCATGGGCTACTTCCACAACGCGGGCTACTTCGAGGTGGACGGCGAAGACTTCCGCAAGCTGTTCCGGCTGGATGCGGCACCTGATCCGACCTTCATGCCGCTGTTTGCGGAAACCGTGCGTTTTGATCGCCTGGTGCGCCGCAGCCCGCAAGAGCTGGCGGAAATGTCCACGGCCTTGTGGCGCAAGCATCTTGCGCGTCGCCCCTTGACGAACCCGATCACGCGCTTCGCCGAACGCTTCGGCCGGGAGTTGCCGATGCTGCATGAAAAGGGCTTGGCGCATTACCACGCCTGGGCCTTCGCCACCATTCGCCAGCTGGGCGCGGCATTCGAGCTGGGTGCCGTCAACCTGGCCTGGTTGAGCGACATCGGCGGCGCCAAGCGCGCCGAGGCATTGGCACCAGCCGTGCAACACTTTCAGCAGATCGCGCAAGGCAACAAGGCGCTGATCCTCAAGGTCGCCCGTGCCGTCAATGCCAAGCGTGCCATGGACCCGACCGAGGTCTTCGGCGAGATGGCGGCATCCTGGGAACAGGGCATGGCCTGCCTGGACGCCAACATCTGA
- a CDS encoding amino acid--[acyl-carrier-protein] ligase, translating to MIPDSFDPKTLYEGLVEHGLIVPTAQAGTFGRGAVFEKVLERFNGLVTELSKNDGAEIYTFPPVIDRGILEKVHYMDSFPHLCGSVHSFFGNGLEALRLAERVNSGEPWGDLLGQTGVTLNPAACYPVYPTFTGTVPPEGRLVTMTNWVYRHEPSHEPTRMQSFRVREFVRVGTPDQVISWRDMWLDRGVKLLTSLGLPATPDVASDPFFGRGGKILAENQKQAKLKFEVLVPVISKENPTAVCSFNFHQTHFGDTFDIKTPDGNAANTACLGFGLERVTMALFKHHGFKPENWPAEVRQQLWS from the coding sequence ATGATTCCCGATTCCTTTGACCCCAAGACGCTTTATGAAGGCCTGGTTGAACACGGCCTGATCGTGCCGACAGCCCAGGCTGGCACATTCGGTCGCGGTGCCGTGTTCGAGAAAGTGCTGGAGCGCTTCAACGGCCTGGTGACCGAACTGTCCAAGAACGACGGCGCCGAGATCTACACCTTCCCGCCCGTCATTGACCGCGGCATCCTGGAGAAGGTCCATTACATGGACTCGTTCCCGCACCTGTGTGGCTCGGTGCACAGCTTCTTTGGCAACGGCCTGGAGGCGCTGCGCCTGGCCGAACGTGTGAACTCCGGCGAGCCCTGGGGCGATCTGCTGGGCCAGACCGGCGTGACGCTGAACCCCGCTGCCTGCTACCCCGTTTACCCGACCTTCACCGGCACGGTGCCGCCGGAAGGCCGCCTGGTTACCATGACCAACTGGGTGTACCGTCATGAGCCTTCCCATGAGCCGACCCGCATGCAATCGTTCCGCGTGCGCGAGTTCGTCCGTGTGGGCACCCCTGACCAGGTGATCTCCTGGCGCGACATGTGGCTGGATCGCGGCGTCAAGCTGCTGACCTCGCTGGGCCTGCCCGCCACACCCGATGTGGCATCGGACCCCTTCTTTGGCCGCGGCGGCAAGATCCTGGCCGAAAACCAGAAGCAGGCCAAGCTCAAGTTCGAGGTGCTGGTGCCGGTGATCTCCAAGGAGAATCCGACAGCCGTGTGCTCGTTCAACTTCCACCAGACCCACTTTGGCGACACCTTCGACATCAAGACGCCAGACGGCAACGCCGCCAACACGGCCTGCCTGGGCTTCGGTCTGGAGCGCGTGACCATGGCGCTGTTCAAGCACCACGGCTTCAAGCCTGAGAACTGGCCTGCAGAAGTTCGCCAGCAACTGTGGTCTTGA
- a CDS encoding acyl-CoA dehydrogenase family protein produces MSNTVEFDTLHAAVRQIATTVAAVHARDVDAKARFPVETIAALKEAKVLSAPVPREFGGAGLGMKQLGLLCATISGACGSSGMVLAMHFIQVVCITRHHGDSALFKRYMAEIVETQPVLASITSEVGTFGDTRSSICAVQREGDKFVLNKQATTGSYCAHADAILVTCRRDESAPKNDQALVMVRKTDGKLTQTTTWDTMGMRGTCSPGFDLQSSGDVGQILPVPFADISAMTMVPYSHILWAALWWGIANDAFSKAAAYVRGEARKNPGVTPPTAQQLAKLSVDLQAMKNNWQSVATEFDELTAAGKEEDLLGMSWGLKMVNLKIGASDAAPQIVHKALQIVGILGYKNDGPFSLGRHYRDVLSASLMISNERIASKGASMLLVLKDE; encoded by the coding sequence ATGTCCAACACTGTTGAGTTCGATACCCTGCACGCGGCTGTGCGCCAGATTGCCACCACGGTCGCCGCCGTTCACGCGAGAGATGTGGATGCCAAGGCCCGTTTCCCGGTGGAAACCATCGCCGCGTTGAAAGAGGCCAAAGTATTGTCGGCACCAGTCCCCCGAGAGTTCGGCGGGGCCGGGCTGGGCATGAAGCAGTTGGGTTTGCTGTGCGCCACGATCTCGGGGGCATGCGGCTCCAGCGGCATGGTGCTGGCCATGCACTTCATCCAGGTGGTCTGCATCACGCGTCACCATGGTGACAGCGCCCTGTTCAAGCGCTACATGGCCGAAATCGTGGAAACCCAGCCCGTGCTGGCCTCGATCACGTCGGAAGTAGGCACCTTTGGTGACACCCGCTCCAGCATTTGCGCCGTGCAGCGTGAAGGCGACAAGTTCGTCCTCAACAAGCAGGCCACCACAGGCTCCTACTGTGCGCATGCTGACGCCATCCTCGTGACCTGCCGCCGCGACGAGTCGGCCCCCAAGAACGACCAGGCCCTCGTGATGGTCCGCAAGACCGACGGCAAGCTGACGCAAACCACCACATGGGACACCATGGGCATGCGCGGCACCTGCAGCCCTGGCTTCGACCTGCAGTCGAGCGGCGATGTGGGCCAGATCCTGCCCGTCCCGTTCGCCGACATCTCGGCCATGACCATGGTGCCCTACTCCCACATCCTGTGGGCGGCGCTGTGGTGGGGCATCGCCAATGACGCCTTCTCCAAGGCGGCCGCCTATGTGCGCGGCGAAGCCCGCAAGAACCCCGGCGTGACGCCGCCCACGGCCCAACAGCTGGCCAAGCTGTCCGTGGACCTGCAGGCCATGAAGAACAACTGGCAATCCGTGGCCACCGAGTTCGACGAGCTGACGGCCGCCGGCAAGGAAGAAGATCTGCTGGGCATGTCCTGGGGCTTGAAGATGGTCAACCTGAAGATTGGCGCATCCGACGCCGCCCCTCAGATCGTGCACAAGGCCCTGCAGATCGTCGGCATCCTTGGCTACAAGAACGACGGACCCTTCTCCCTGGGCCGCCACTACCGCGACGTGCTGTCGGCCTCTCTGATGATCTCCAACGAGCGCATCGCCAGCAAAGGTGCATCGATGCTGCTCGTGCTCAAGGACGAGTGA
- the acpS gene encoding holo-ACP synthase encodes MADFPVLPDFPVSIGAKLDSSACQLKVGMDLVQISRIQASVDKFGARFMQRIFTEHETAYALGTPVLQSERLAARFAAKEATMKALGLADKGVAWRDMEVFRFPDGHCELRLHGLAAEYAKRHGVEQTALTLSHDGDYAAAIVAAVVRMPAEAGQADLI; translated from the coding sequence ATGGCTGATTTTCCTGTATTGCCAGATTTTCCTGTTTCGATCGGGGCCAAGCTCGATTCATCTGCTTGTCAACTGAAGGTGGGCATGGATCTGGTGCAAATCAGCCGTATCCAGGCATCTGTCGATAAATTCGGCGCGCGTTTCATGCAGCGAATTTTCACGGAGCATGAAACGGCATATGCCCTTGGCACGCCGGTGTTGCAGTCCGAGCGGCTGGCTGCCCGTTTTGCAGCCAAGGAGGCGACGATGAAAGCATTGGGTCTGGCCGACAAGGGGGTGGCCTGGCGTGACATGGAGGTTTTCCGATTTCCCGATGGCCATTGCGAGTTGCGTTTGCACGGGCTGGCTGCCGAGTATGCAAAACGCCACGGTGTCGAGCAAACCGCGCTGACACTGAGCCATGACGGCGATTACGCGGCAGCGATTGTGGCGGCCGTGGTGCGCATGCCTGCCGAGGCAGGCCAAGCAGATTTGATTTGA
- a CDS encoding acyl carrier protein produces the protein MTDITAIDAQIRTVLKDHARLSKDAMTLDVNEDLYQAGMTSHASVNVMLGLEGAFDVEFPDHMLKRNVFNTVSSIRTAVVELIGQ, from the coding sequence ATGACTGATATCACCGCTATCGACGCCCAGATCCGTACCGTCTTGAAGGACCATGCCCGTTTGAGCAAGGACGCCATGACCCTGGACGTGAACGAAGATCTCTACCAGGCTGGTATGACTTCGCACGCCAGCGTGAACGTGATGCTGGGCCTGGAGGGAGCCTTCGACGTCGAATTCCCTGACCACATGCTCAAGCGCAATGTGTTCAACACCGTGTCATCGATCCGCACCGCTGTGGTGGAGTTGATCGGCCAGTGA
- a CDS encoding glycoside hydrolase family 2 protein: MCSSTPGQYASPAELPDGVNWIGAAHLGPVAHVLRQQGLWSLDAGPRRFDADDWWFRLRFDVDDWSAAQSRILGFDGLATVAEVWLNGQPILSSSNMFLAHRCMVSEWLRAEGNELVMVFRSLDQALTKRRPRPRWRAPMIENQQIRWFRTTVLGRTPGWTPPAALVGPWRGVWLATQAPVALRELHLQPRVEGSQGLLAIRCGLDLADGLAPESVRLELSRGERLLSIDLAEADGWSGVLCVDDVDLWWPHTHGEPALYAASLQVCVAGQVEPTRMDLGAVGFRTVSVDRQGDGFAIRINGEPIFCRGACWTPLDVVTMDAADARAYAGAIAQVREAGMNMIRVGGTMSYEADAFYDECDRQGVMVWQELMFANMDYPEDAEFLASVQQEVHQQFQRWQGRPSLTVLCGNSEVEQQAAMFGATRDRWAPALFHETLARACAQAHPDVPYWPSSAHGGAFPHQGDVGTTSYYGVGAYMRSLDDARRSNLKFATECLAFSNVPEPSGLASMPGGLSLRVHHAAWKGRAPRDLGAGWDFEDVRDHYVATLFETDPTRLRYSDHDRYLTLGRVATGEVMAATFADWRRAASSCRGALVWFLRDLWPGAGWGVVDSNGQPKSAYYHLKRALQPVSLSLTDEGGNGLYVHVQNEAPRLLQAEVEVTAYRQGHTQVGQGKQTIELPAHGNASWPLMAWFDWFADWSWAYRFGPASAHVLTAVLKASDGRELARAFAFPTGMALPQERDLGLSASAIAIEPGVFEITVTATRFAQAVHFDVDDFVSSDAYFHLAPGQRHTVRMHMLPGKAVPAAITGSVRALNLDGQVAIQSKQDQSVLHQGSD; encoded by the coding sequence ATGTGCAGCAGCACGCCCGGGCAATACGCCTCTCCGGCCGAGTTGCCCGATGGTGTGAACTGGATTGGCGCGGCGCATCTCGGGCCCGTGGCGCACGTTCTGCGTCAGCAGGGCCTGTGGTCTCTGGACGCTGGCCCCCGTCGCTTTGACGCGGATGACTGGTGGTTTCGGCTTCGTTTCGATGTGGACGACTGGTCGGCCGCGCAGTCGCGCATCCTGGGTTTTGACGGGCTGGCCACGGTGGCCGAAGTCTGGCTCAACGGGCAGCCCATCCTGTCGAGCAGCAACATGTTCCTTGCCCATCGCTGCATGGTCAGCGAATGGCTCCGCGCCGAGGGCAACGAACTGGTGATGGTGTTCCGGTCGCTCGACCAGGCCTTGACCAAGCGCCGCCCGCGCCCGCGCTGGCGCGCCCCGATGATCGAGAACCAGCAGATTCGCTGGTTTCGCACCACCGTCCTGGGGCGCACACCTGGCTGGACGCCGCCCGCCGCGCTGGTGGGGCCCTGGCGTGGTGTGTGGCTGGCCACGCAAGCGCCTGTCGCCTTGCGTGAACTGCACCTGCAGCCGAGGGTGGAGGGCTCGCAAGGGTTACTTGCCATTCGTTGCGGCCTTGACCTGGCCGATGGGCTGGCGCCAGAGTCCGTCCGGCTTGAATTGAGCCGCGGTGAACGTCTCCTGAGCATCGACCTGGCCGAGGCAGATGGCTGGTCGGGTGTGCTGTGTGTGGACGACGTGGACTTATGGTGGCCGCACACGCACGGTGAGCCTGCGCTTTACGCCGCGAGTCTGCAAGTATGCGTAGCCGGGCAGGTCGAGCCGACAAGGATGGACCTTGGGGCCGTGGGCTTTCGCACTGTGTCGGTGGATCGGCAGGGTGATGGCTTTGCCATCCGAATCAACGGCGAGCCCATCTTCTGCCGCGGTGCCTGTTGGACGCCGCTGGATGTGGTCACGATGGATGCCGCAGATGCCCGTGCCTATGCAGGGGCAATTGCACAGGTTCGCGAAGCCGGCATGAACATGATCCGCGTGGGTGGCACCATGAGTTACGAGGCGGACGCCTTTTATGACGAGTGCGATCGTCAAGGCGTCATGGTGTGGCAGGAGCTCATGTTCGCCAACATGGACTATCCGGAAGATGCCGAGTTTCTCGCTTCGGTCCAGCAGGAAGTTCATCAACAGTTTCAGCGTTGGCAGGGGCGACCGTCCCTGACCGTGTTGTGCGGCAACAGCGAGGTTGAGCAGCAAGCTGCGATGTTTGGCGCCACACGAGATCGTTGGGCGCCGGCCTTGTTCCATGAAACCTTGGCGCGTGCATGTGCACAGGCTCATCCGGACGTGCCGTACTGGCCGTCGAGTGCGCATGGCGGCGCCTTTCCTCACCAGGGAGATGTGGGCACGACCTCGTACTACGGTGTGGGCGCCTACATGCGCTCGCTGGACGATGCGCGTCGCTCCAACCTGAAGTTCGCGACGGAGTGCCTGGCTTTCTCGAACGTGCCGGAGCCCTCAGGGCTGGCCAGCATGCCTGGTGGCTTGTCTCTGCGGGTGCACCATGCGGCCTGGAAAGGGCGAGCCCCTCGCGACTTGGGTGCCGGGTGGGACTTCGAGGATGTGCGTGACCACTACGTCGCCACCTTGTTCGAGACGGACCCGACACGTTTGCGCTACAGCGACCACGACCGCTACCTGACCTTGGGGCGCGTGGCGACAGGCGAGGTCATGGCCGCCACTTTTGCCGATTGGCGCCGCGCCGCATCGTCGTGCCGCGGCGCCTTGGTCTGGTTCTTGCGCGACCTTTGGCCGGGCGCAGGTTGGGGGGTGGTGGACAGCAACGGCCAGCCCAAATCTGCCTACTACCATCTCAAGCGTGCGTTGCAGCCTGTGTCGCTCTCCCTGACGGACGAGGGGGGCAATGGCCTGTATGTTCATGTGCAAAATGAAGCGCCGCGTTTGTTGCAGGCGGAAGTCGAGGTCACGGCCTATCGGCAAGGGCACACGCAGGTGGGGCAGGGCAAACAGACCATTGAGTTGCCCGCACACGGAAATGCCTCCTGGCCCCTGATGGCCTGGTTCGACTGGTTTGCGGATTGGTCCTGGGCATACCGCTTCGGCCCTGCCAGTGCCCACGTGCTGACGGCGGTGCTCAAGGCATCCGATGGGCGTGAACTGGCTCGCGCTTTTGCCTTTCCAACGGGGATGGCCTTGCCGCAGGAGCGTGACTTGGGTCTCAGCGCATCGGCAATCGCCATCGAGCCGGGTGTATTCGAGATCACGGTGACGGCCACGCGGTTCGCACAGGCCGTGCATTTTGATGTCGATGACTTCGTGTCGAGCGACGCCTATTTCCACCTGGCACCAGGGCAGCGGCACACCGTGAGGATGCATATGCTGCCAGGCAAGGCCGTGCCTGCAGCGATAACGGGAAGCGTGCGGGCGCTCAATCTGGATGGGCAGGTCGCCATTCAAAGTAAACAAGACCAATCTGTCTTGCATCAAGGCTCGGATTAG